The Phycisphaerae bacterium genomic interval GCGATGGGGTCGCCCAGGTAAGCGCGGCGATAGGTCTCGACAGGGTCGTCGCCGATGGCACAACCGCAAGCGTTTGTGTGCTTGATGAAAGCTACTGCATGCCGCCCTGGTGTGGGACCGGCATCTTGCGGAGCTGACCGGCAGGATGCCGGTTTCACACGGAGATTCGCCCGGCTCAGCTCCTTCACCAGAGACAAGGCCGAGTCGCCATCGACGTAGTTGTTGAAGGACATGCTTCCGCCGCTTCGACACGGACTCGGGAAGGGAGGCTGGGGCTGCGTATAGAGCGTATTGCATTCGGATGTCGTGCGGTCGTCAAAACGGAATGGCCGTGCCGCTTGATCAGGATTCTCTCCATAGCGGAGTACCGCTGGGGAAACGAGGGCTTGCATGCGGAAGCTGGGCAGCTTCTCATACCTTCCGTCGCCTAAGTACTGGGAAATGAGCGCGTCGTAGGATGCCGTGAGCCTGTAAACCCAGCTGGCGAACTGCTGACTGTGCACGTCGGCGATGGCTCCACGGGTTCTGAGGGCCTGAAGTGCCACCTCTTGGGCGAGAGGGGTTGGCAGCACCACTACATGCCGATGGTTTTTCGCTGCCGCGCGGAGCATGCAGGGACCGCCAATGTCGATCATTTCGATAGCCTGCTCGAAGGTGCAGTTCGGGTCGGCGATGGTCTTCTCGAAGGGGTAGAGGTTGACCACCACCATGTCAATCGGCTTGATGCCGTGCTTCTCGAGCGTCTTCAGGTGCTCGGGGTTGTCGCGGTCGGCGAGGATTGCGGCGTGGATCATGGGGTGGAGGGTCTTGACCCGGCCGTCAAGCATTTCGGGAAAGCCGGTGACCTCCTCGACCATGGTGACGGGGATGCCGGCCGCCTTGAGGTGCTTGGCGGTGCCGCCGGTACTGATGATCTCGATGCCGAACTCGTCGACCAGGGCTCGGGCGAAATCGGCGATGCCGGTTTTGTCATAGACGGCGATGATGGCACGTTTGATTTGGATGTCACTCATGGGCGAGCATCATAGCCCAACGCAAGTCGTGGAACAAAGGCTGACCGGAGAGGGAGGAATGGAGAATCGAGCATGGACATGGACGGTGGGCAGCTGCTTCCGTCCGGGTCGCGTGTGCGAAATCCTGGTGTTGTTTTGCGACAGAGAGAGGTCGCATGCACAGCATTCCTGCCGGCGACAAGCGAAGAGCCACGAGGCGTTGAGGGCTACTTGCGGAGTCGGCGCTCAGAGCGAAGCGGATCGAGGAGGAGTATCTGATCGGACGTCCTGCCTGGGACGGTTGCGGCCTTGGCTTCCTCGCCGCTCTCGGCCGGTGCACTGGCGGCATCATTGGCCGTGACCACCGGCAAGGCAGCGGGCTCATCCTTGGGAGGCGTTGCGGAGTGATCAGGCTTCTTCTCGCGGACCATCACCCGGCCGGCGGGAGCTCGGAACGCCGCCAGGGTCAGGGGTTGGGTTCTCATCGGGCGAATGCAGCGAACCTCGCCGTGGGCGTTGGTCAGCAGGACAGCATCGTTGTAGGGGTTGGGCAGGCCCTCGGTCGCGGTGACAGAATCGGCGAACTCGCTGATCTTGCCGGAGACGGGGTTGACCAGAGCGAGCCGGCCGTTGGCGTGCAGGACCACGGTTCCCTGGGGCCACTCGGCCAGGAACTGCACCGCCTCGGGATCGATCCAACTGGTCCCAAACCTGGGCGTGGGGCGCTGGGCTATCGCGGTTGCAGGGGCGGTGGTCGGCGACTTTACGGCTGACTCGGCGTCCTCGGCCGCCGGCGGACTTGCGAGGGGCGTCTCGGCCACCCGGGCGTCGGCAACGGTCTCGGCAGATTCGGTCGCGGGAGCGCTGGTCGGTCCGGCGGCAGGTGGGGCTATGGTGCGGCGAGCAAGACCGATGCGATGCAGCCCGCTTCTGGTCGCCTGATAGACGCTCTCTCGAGTCACCACCGGGCCGCCAGCGGGTCGATCGATCAACCGGTACTTCCAAAGGACTCCCCCGTCCGAAAGATCGAGTGCGTGGAGGTCGGCGTTTGACGTGGCGATGTACACAACTCCCCCGTCGACCGCAAGCCATCCCTGGGCCGCGCCGTCCAGCGTCCGGTAGAACAAGGTGGTCTTGTCGGAGCCCAGTGCCCCGACATTGCCCTGGATATCGGCGAGAACGACCGCGTCTGCGGCCGGGGCGTAAACCGGAGCGAGGCGGACGTGTTTGCCCAGGCCAGACTGCCACAGGAGCCTGCTCCGGTCGACGGTCAGACACCATACCCAGCCTTGCGGCCCGACCTGAAAGACCTGATCGCGGGACAGCGCCACCGGGGCCAGATTGGCGAGCGGAAGGCGGATACGAGTCATTTCGCGGCCACTGGCGGGATCGAGAACCACGGCCGCGCGTGCGAGGGTCACGACCAATCGATCGCCTGAAGCCGCGTGCCAGACCACTGGCGGATAAAGGGTATCGAGTTCCTTGGCCAGCTGAGCAGTCCAGAGATACTCTCCCGTATCCGCCCGGAAGGTCCTGACCGCCCCATCCGAGCAAGTGGCACAGACGTAGCCCTCGATCAGTTGGTAGGAGCGGACGGAGGCGAGATGCCCCATGGGCAGTCGCACCTGCCAAGCGACGTCGGCGGCGGGTGTGGCCCCCAGGCCGGCGAGGTCATCGGCAGATCCGGCCGCATGGGCCCAACCGCCGACGGTCATCGAGGCGGCCATGACCACGACCATCCACCCCATTCCCGGCGAGACACGTCCGCACCTGCTGGTCAGCTGGCTCATTCAACGACTCCTCACGAGGGCTCAAAACAACCATTCAATCCGGAGGCTGCTCGGCGGTCAAGGGCAGGGATCGAAAACCGTTGGAGCGTCTCCGTCAGACGGAGCGGCGCCTGCCCCTGGATCGACCGTGAGGCCGCGAGGAGTTGCCCCAGCCGGGCATCATCCGGGCCTTCGGGGCGGCGGGGTCTCCCCGGCCAGCCGGTGAGCTCCTTGGGGACCGGGAGTGGATCCCAGGAGGAGGATTCGCGGTCCCGGGAAATCTTTCCTTTCCGGGGGCTTGCAAAGCAGCGTCCGGCCAGTTACTCTTTGACCGGACGCGTTGGTGGGACTGTAGTTACGCCGCGCCCGCCCGCGCGGGGGCCGCTAGGGCTGCAGAACGGTCCCTCCATCCGAGGCCCTCTGTTGTAAGGCAGGGCACAAAGTCGAGTCAGTTAGCAGGAGCCCGCAGGTGACGACCATAACCAAGATCTTCGTCATCCTGGTCTGTTTGTTCGCCTTCATCTTCACGCCCTTGGCGGTGTCCTTTGCCGCCCGGTCGAACAACTGGCGGAAACTCACCGAGGATTACGCTTCCGCGTTGGAGGTCGCCAACGCCCATGAGCGCAGCGCTCTGGCCATCGCCGCTTCCGAAATTGAGCGCTACAAGGCGATGTGGAAGAAGGAGAACGACCAGTATCAGGCGCTCCAGAGCCAGTACAGTCAGCTGGTGAAGGAGAAGGGCGACCTGACGCTCAAGCACGACGACCTGGCTCGCAGTCGGGCCGCCTGGGAGACTTCGGCGGGCCTGCTGGCCGCCGAGATGGCGGTCAAGAGCAAGCACAACGAGGAGCTGGGCAAGGCCAAGGAAGATGCTCTCGCCCGGGAGCGGGAGTTGCGGGTGCGCAATCTGGAGTTGAGCGACCGGGTGAAAGAGCTGAGCGCCCAACAGGTGGTTCTCACCCAGCAGCTCAACCAGAAGATCCAGGAGATCACCGCCTACCGGGACGAGAACAAGCGGCTTCGTGAAGGCTCCATCCTGAGTGCGGCTTCTCCGGCGGCAGCCTCTCCCACCCCGACGGCTCAGTCGACGCACGCGGCTCGGACCAGCCCGATCCTGGGCAAGGTTCGAGCGATCCGCGGCACGCTGGCGACCATCGACGTGGGCAGTTCTTCCGGCGTTCAAGCCGGGATGAGGATGGTCGTGCTGCGTAACGGGGACTGGGTCTGCGATCTGGAGATCACCTCGCAGGTGCTGCCGACCGAGGCGGTCGGTGAGATCCGGCTTCAGGCCGAGAACAAGCAGATTCGGGAGGGTGATGTCGTCGAGGACGCGGAGAGCTTTTCCCGGTCGTAGGATCCGGTTCGAGTAGCCAGGGCATACACAGCCAAGGAGAATGACGTTGGCCCCCATCGCCTCCAACCGCCGAAATGTTGTCCCTGCGGATGACCTCTACCTGATCCTGTTGATCACCGCGACGGTTATCCTGCTGATCGGCATCGTCTTCATGGCCGTCCGCTCCTATCAGTACTTTGAGTCCCTCTGGCCGGTCGGCGGCGTTTGACATCTCGCCATCGACCCGCACCCGTGGTACAATCCATGCCGGTTCGGCCGCTGGCGCGGTGCCGGATCGAACGGAAGGGAACGGGGCTCGGCGCGCGCGACGGAAGCCTGGCTGTTAAGCTTCGGCAGGAAGACGGAAGGGTAGCCTCGTGTTTAACTCACTGCTCGGTCTCTTCAGCGTGGACATGGGTATTGACCTAGGCACGTGCAACACGCTGGTCTGCGTCCGAGGCCAGGGCATTGTGCTCAACGAGCCCTCGGTGGTCGCGGTCAAGAAGGGAACGAATCGGGTTCTCAAGAACGGCAATGCGGTGGGTCTGGTAGCCAAGGAGATGATTGGGAAGACTCCGGGCACGATCACGGCGATCCGGCCCTTGCAGGACGGAGTCATTGCCGACTTCGACATTACCGAGGCGATGCTGGGCTACTTCATCCGCAAGGTTCACGGCCGGCGTTCGTTCGTGATGCCGCGGGTGGTGATTGCGGTTCCATCGGGAATCACGGCGGTGGAGAAGCGAGCCGTTTACAACTCGGCCGAGCGGGCGGGCGCCCGTCGGGTCTACCTGGTGCCCGAACCCATGGCGGCGGCCATTGGCGCGGGGCTTCCGGTGGCCGAGCCGCGGGCGTCGATGATTGTCGATATCGGCGGTGGG includes:
- a CDS encoding PQQ-binding-like beta-propeller repeat protein; this translates as MSQLTSRCGRVSPGMGWMVVVMAASMTVGGWAHAAGSADDLAGLGATPAADVAWQVRLPMGHLASVRSYQLIEGYVCATCSDGAVRTFRADTGEYLWTAQLAKELDTLYPPVVWHAASGDRLVVTLARAAVVLDPASGREMTRIRLPLANLAPVALSRDQVFQVGPQGWVWCLTVDRSRLLWQSGLGKHVRLAPVYAPAADAVVLADIQGNVGALGSDKTTLFYRTLDGAAQGWLAVDGGVVYIATSNADLHALDLSDGGVLWKYRLIDRPAGGPVVTRESVYQATRSGLHRIGLARRTIAPPAAGPTSAPATESAETVADARVAETPLASPPAAEDAESAVKSPTTAPATAIAQRPTPRFGTSWIDPEAVQFLAEWPQGTVVLHANGRLALVNPVSGKISEFADSVTATEGLPNPYNDAVLLTNAHGEVRCIRPMRTQPLTLAAFRAPAGRVMVREKKPDHSATPPKDEPAALPVVTANDAASAPAESGEEAKAATVPGRTSDQILLLDPLRSERRLRK
- the purH gene encoding bifunctional phosphoribosylaminoimidazolecarboxamide formyltransferase/IMP cyclohydrolase, giving the protein MSDIQIKRAIIAVYDKTGIADFARALVDEFGIEIISTGGTAKHLKAAGIPVTMVEEVTGFPEMLDGRVKTLHPMIHAAILADRDNPEHLKTLEKHGIKPIDMVVVNLYPFEKTIADPNCTFEQAIEMIDIGGPCMLRAAAKNHRHVVVLPTPLAQEVALQALRTRGAIADVHSQQFASWVYRLTASYDALISQYLGDGRYEKLPSFRMQALVSPAVLRYGENPDQAARPFRFDDRTTSECNTLYTQPQPPFPSPCRSGGSMSFNNYVDGDSALSLVKELSRANLRVKPASCRSAPQDAGPTPGRHAVAFIKHTNACGCAIGDDPVETYRRAYLGDPIAAAGGVLCMNYPVTHQIADTVMNSFGKWGKAAGAAFFKLDVWIAPSFDDDALELITTPTEKRKWGKECRLLSVGPMDGPPDPNELDYKKIVGGMLVQTRDLLGLNEDQWKIVTKRKPTESEMADLQFAWLVCKHTKSNAITICQDGMLLGNGAGQMSRVKSCDLAVQLSRENGHGDKLKGAVAAGDAFFPVPDGPQKLIDAGITAIIHPGGSNRDAETVALCDTAGVAMIITGTRHFKH